Proteins from a single region of Acidianus ambivalens:
- a CDS encoding translation elongation factor, translating to MYYGNIISVLSSDKEKAGKTAESLGKLHENEKLRIYYRKKGDYIRSILVPTEYPEKILQAAEAVSLSSYCVLYLPIVPSWTEGELALLITSAGCKGEIITEMPESDVRKLFKGLPLEEFPIHQTPEEFEGKEEDKGVVYIDKAFVVKGVGVVITGFSYTQVKVHDKLKAIPQNKEVEIKSIQVLDEDQEAVDTGIRIGFALRNVREDEMKDALLLVKNEVKTVKSFSGEIFLFPWTKIESGNYHLVANGVSVMANLKINGSNVDVELSNEMPLSKRFIVVNVNAKQGKPRIAGYVIPK from the coding sequence TTGTATTACGGCAACATTATAAGTGTACTATCTTCAGACAAGGAAAAGGCAGGAAAAACAGCTGAAAGTTTAGGAAAACTTCATGAAAATGAGAAATTGAGAATTTATTATAGGAAAAAAGGAGATTATATAAGGTCAATCCTAGTACCTACAGAATATCCAGAAAAGATTCTGCAAGCTGCTGAGGCAGTTAGCCTTTCATCGTATTGCGTACTTTACCTGCCAATAGTTCCTTCTTGGACTGAAGGAGAACTAGCACTTTTAATTACATCTGCAGGTTGTAAAGGAGAAATAATAACTGAAATGCCAGAAAGTGATGTAAGAAAATTATTCAAAGGCTTACCCCTAGAGGAGTTCCCTATTCACCAGACTCCTGAGGAATTTGAAGGAAAAGAAGAAGATAAGGGAGTAGTTTATATAGATAAAGCATTCGTAGTGAAAGGTGTTGGAGTAGTAATTACTGGATTTTCCTATACTCAAGTTAAAGTACATGATAAATTGAAAGCTATACCGCAGAATAAAGAAGTTGAGATAAAAAGCATTCAAGTTCTTGATGAAGATCAAGAGGCTGTAGATACCGGGATCAGAATAGGTTTTGCGCTAAGAAATGTAAGAGAGGACGAAATGAAGGATGCATTACTTTTAGTTAAGAACGAAGTGAAAACCGTAAAGAGTTTCTCGGGTGAAATTTTCCTATTTCCTTGGACTAAAATCGAATCTGGAAATTACCATTTAGTCGCAAATGGAGTATCAGTAATGGCTAACTTAAAAATTAATGGAAGTAATGTTGACGTTGAGCTAAGTAACGAGATGCCGTTATCTAAGAGATTTATAGTAGTCAACGTTAATGCAAAACAAGGTAAACCAAGAATTGCAGGTTATGTAATACCAAAGTAG
- a CDS encoding transcription initiation factor IIB: MSDKTQDNICPPDKIVFDADRGEYICTETGEVIEERIIDQGPEWRAFTPEEKEKRSRVGGPLNQTIHDRGLSTLIDWKDKDAIGRNLDPKRRLEVLRWRKWQIRARIQSSIDRNLAQAMNELERIGNLLGLPKSVKDEAALIYRKAVEKGLVRGRSIESVVAASIYASCRRIKIARTLDEIAQYTKANRKEVARCYRLLLRELNVEVPVSDPKDYVTRIGSLLGLSGATMKLAAEILEKAKNAGLTAGKDPAGLAAAAIYIAALMNDERRTQKEIAQVAGVTEVTVRNRYKELIQELKIEIQNQ; this comes from the coding sequence ATGAGTGATAAGACTCAAGATAACATTTGTCCTCCAGATAAAATAGTTTTTGATGCTGATAGAGGTGAATACATCTGTACTGAAACGGGAGAAGTTATTGAAGAAAGAATTATTGACCAAGGCCCAGAATGGAGGGCTTTTACTCCGGAAGAAAAAGAGAAAAGAAGCAGAGTTGGTGGGCCTCTGAACCAGACTATTCACGATAGAGGGTTATCTACACTTATAGACTGGAAAGATAAGGATGCAATAGGAAGGAATTTAGATCCAAAAAGGAGACTTGAAGTATTAAGGTGGAGAAAGTGGCAAATAAGAGCTAGAATTCAATCATCTATTGACAGAAATCTTGCTCAAGCAATGAATGAATTGGAAAGAATTGGTAATTTATTAGGTTTACCTAAATCTGTTAAAGATGAAGCTGCATTAATATATAGGAAAGCAGTAGAAAAAGGCTTAGTGAGAGGAAGATCAATAGAAAGCGTTGTTGCTGCATCTATTTATGCCTCATGCAGAAGAATTAAAATTGCAAGGACTTTAGATGAGATTGCCCAATATACCAAGGCAAATAGAAAAGAAGTGGCTAGATGTTATAGGTTATTGCTAAGAGAGCTAAATGTAGAAGTACCAGTATCGGATCCTAAGGATTATGTAACTAGAATAGGATCTTTATTAGGACTTAGCGGCGCTACAATGAAATTAGCTGCGGAGATCTTAGAAAAAGCTAAGAATGCCGGTTTAACTGCAGGGAAAGATCCTGCAGGTTTAGCTGCGGCAGCAATCTACATCGCAGCACTAATGAATGATGAGAGAAGGACACAAAAAGAAATAGCTCAAGTAGCTGGGGTTACAGAAGTAACTGTAAGAAATAGATATAAGGAACTCATCCAAGAATTAAAAATAGAAATACAAAATCAATAA
- the yciH gene encoding stress response translation initiation inhibitor YciH, translating to MADNLCGGLPPDICEQLNKEEQFIKIKLEKRRYGKEVTVIEGISSNDADLKKIASELKSKLAAGGTVKNGRIEIQGDHREKVKDILVKLGFPAENIMVIE from the coding sequence ATGGCAGACAATTTGTGTGGAGGACTTCCACCAGATATATGTGAACAATTAAATAAAGAAGAACAATTTATAAAAATAAAGTTAGAGAAAAGACGTTATGGTAAAGAAGTTACTGTAATAGAAGGGATAAGTAGTAATGACGCAGATCTGAAAAAGATAGCTTCAGAACTTAAGTCAAAATTAGCTGCAGGAGGCACAGTGAAAAATGGGAGAATTGAAATACAAGGAGATCATAGAGAAAAAGTTAAGGACATTCTAGTAAAATTGGGATTTCCAGCAGAAAATATAATGGTAATAGAATAA
- a CDS encoding DNA-directed RNA polymerase subunit P, producing MDKYRCGRCWKTFDDDKLKVLPGVRCPYCGYNIIYMIRKPTIKVIKAI from the coding sequence ATGGACAAATATAGGTGTGGTAGGTGTTGGAAAACTTTTGATGATGATAAATTAAAAGTTTTACCTGGAGTTAGATGCCCATACTGTGGATATAACATAATATACATGATAAGAAAACCAACTATCAAGGTAATTAAGGCAATTTAG
- the speB gene encoding agmatinase, translating to MSDVRLLYLNDVSRKFAGFNKENSPFVILGIPMDITSSYRPGSRFAPSAIRDAAQYIEFYSLRTGVDMGEVGFNDVGDVALHPSNVEENVKRISDVVSYFSEKGKIVVSIGGEHTITVGTASGTSADCIISFDAHLDLRDDYLGYKYDHACVMRRLSEKGIKIMEIGNRAVSKEELEYARKAGVPFITSWDVELLGYKEVARKIINFTEECKRIYITYDMDSIDPSYAPGVATPEPEGLKPTTILDIVKLIADKRIVGFDIVEVSPPFDPSGITSVLAAKIIMETAAIIKSKLP from the coding sequence ATGAGCGATGTAAGACTACTTTACTTGAACGATGTAAGTAGGAAATTTGCAGGTTTTAATAAAGAAAATTCTCCTTTTGTAATACTAGGAATTCCAATGGACATAACAAGTAGTTATAGACCCGGTAGTCGTTTTGCACCATCCGCTATAAGAGATGCTGCGCAATACATCGAATTTTACTCCTTAAGGACAGGAGTTGACATGGGAGAAGTAGGATTTAACGATGTAGGTGATGTAGCTTTACACCCTTCAAATGTTGAGGAGAATGTAAAAAGAATATCTGATGTAGTAAGCTATTTTTCAGAAAAAGGTAAAATAGTAGTATCGATTGGAGGAGAGCATACTATAACAGTTGGCACGGCCAGTGGTACAAGCGCTGATTGTATAATAAGTTTTGACGCACATTTAGATCTAAGAGACGATTATTTAGGATATAAATACGACCATGCATGCGTAATGAGAAGATTAAGTGAAAAAGGAATAAAAATTATGGAAATAGGCAATAGAGCTGTTAGTAAAGAAGAATTAGAATATGCAAGAAAAGCAGGAGTTCCGTTTATAACATCTTGGGATGTAGAACTATTAGGCTATAAGGAGGTGGCTAGAAAGATTATTAATTTCACTGAAGAATGTAAAAGAATATACATAACATACGATATGGATTCTATAGATCCGTCTTATGCGCCCGGTGTAGCTACTCCTGAGCCTGAAGGATTAAAACCCACTACAATTCTAGATATAGTAAAATTAATTGCGGATAAAAGAATAGTTGGTTTCGATATAGTAGAAGTATCTCCTCCCTTCGATCCTTCTGGAATCACATCAGTATTAGCTGCAAAAATTATAATGGAGACGGCTGCAATAATAAAATCTAAATTGCCTTAA
- the glyS gene encoding glycine--tRNA ligase, translating into MSEEKVIELAKRRGIFWPSYEIYGGVGGLYDIGPIGTRIKNKIVQLWRKIFVEENSDFVVEIETPMITPKKVFEASGHLENFTDPIVECNKCHRVFRADHLVEEVLKINAEGLKAEELTNLIREKNIKCPVCGGDLGDVRYFNLLFSTNIGPYTGSTGFLRPETAQGMFTSFKRVYESTREKLPLGIAQVGRVARNEISPRQGLIRMREFTIMEIEFFMDPEDTENVPLDKFSEDKINVLPAEAKIKGEKPSTFKVKELVDEKIVINPWMAYWMATANKFVRKLGVPLERVYFEEKLPSERAHYSSQTFDQMVIVGEDKVEISGHAYRGDYDLSRHSKSSGQDLSVFKKYDQPKIIKKKIVIINKDKLNKESKDFVKEFMKRVSSLKPEEVEKILNEKIDGKEIKEYVTVTEREEKESGKRFIPHVVEPSFGVERCLYISVLNAYREKKDRIVLSLPREIAPYEVAVFPLLERDELISRAREIYSKVKEKFDAIFDDSGSIGKRYARADEIGIPYAITVDPQTLQDNTVTIRDRDTWNQIRVKEEELINTLEKLFSGEEIIPKGSSNEPG; encoded by the coding sequence GTGAGCGAGGAAAAAGTTATAGAACTTGCAAAAAGGAGAGGAATTTTTTGGCCATCATATGAAATCTACGGAGGAGTAGGAGGATTATACGACATAGGACCTATAGGAACTAGGATAAAGAATAAAATAGTACAGTTATGGAGAAAGATCTTCGTTGAAGAGAATAGTGATTTTGTAGTAGAAATAGAGACACCAATGATAACACCAAAGAAAGTTTTTGAGGCAAGTGGTCATCTTGAAAATTTCACTGATCCTATAGTCGAGTGTAACAAGTGTCATAGAGTATTTAGGGCCGACCACTTAGTGGAAGAAGTTTTAAAAATTAATGCTGAAGGATTAAAAGCTGAGGAACTTACAAATTTAATAAGAGAAAAGAATATAAAATGTCCTGTTTGTGGTGGAGATTTAGGAGATGTTAGATATTTTAATTTACTATTCTCAACCAATATTGGCCCATACACTGGAAGTACTGGATTTTTAAGACCAGAAACTGCACAAGGAATGTTTACTTCATTCAAGAGAGTTTACGAATCTACAAGAGAAAAATTGCCTTTAGGAATAGCACAAGTAGGTAGAGTAGCAAGAAATGAAATCTCGCCGAGACAAGGCTTAATAAGAATGAGAGAGTTCACGATAATGGAAATAGAATTTTTCATGGATCCTGAAGATACAGAAAACGTTCCTTTAGATAAATTTTCTGAGGATAAAATCAACGTATTACCTGCTGAAGCTAAAATAAAAGGAGAGAAACCGTCAACTTTTAAGGTAAAGGAGCTCGTAGACGAGAAGATCGTTATAAATCCTTGGATGGCTTATTGGATGGCTACTGCTAATAAATTTGTAAGGAAGCTAGGTGTACCACTTGAAAGGGTTTACTTTGAAGAAAAACTTCCTTCAGAGAGAGCTCATTACTCTAGCCAAACTTTCGATCAAATGGTTATAGTAGGAGAAGATAAAGTCGAAATTTCCGGCCACGCCTATAGAGGAGATTACGATCTTTCAAGGCATTCCAAGTCTAGTGGACAAGATTTATCAGTATTTAAAAAATATGATCAACCTAAGATTATTAAAAAGAAAATAGTAATTATAAATAAGGATAAATTAAATAAAGAGAGCAAGGATTTCGTTAAAGAATTCATGAAAAGGGTATCATCATTAAAACCTGAAGAAGTCGAAAAAATTCTTAATGAAAAAATTGATGGAAAAGAAATTAAAGAATATGTAACTGTAACAGAAAGAGAAGAAAAGGAATCTGGTAAGAGATTCATTCCACACGTGGTAGAACCATCTTTTGGAGTAGAGAGGTGCTTATACATCTCAGTATTGAACGCTTACAGAGAAAAGAAGGATAGAATAGTATTATCATTACCGAGAGAAATAGCTCCTTATGAAGTAGCTGTATTTCCGCTACTTGAAAGAGACGAATTAATTAGTAGAGCAAGAGAAATTTATAGTAAAGTTAAAGAAAAATTCGATGCAATATTTGATGATAGTGGCAGTATAGGTAAAAGGTATGCCAGAGCGGATGAGATAGGCATTCCTTATGCTATAACTGTAGACCCGCAAACGTTACAAGATAATACAGTGACTATAAGAGATAGAGATACTTGGAATCAAATTAGAGTAAAAGAAGAGGAATTAATTAATACTTTGGAGAAGTTATTTAGTGGTGAAGAAATAATACCAAAGGGATCAAGCAATGAGCCAGGATAA